The Punica granatum isolate Tunisia-2019 chromosome 4, ASM765513v2, whole genome shotgun sequence genome has a window encoding:
- the LOC116203080 gene encoding protein GLUTAMINE DUMPER 2-like: MIRSPANDDYNYSTAKVAAAAVDSGLTHFNTPVPYLYGALALLLGVISAALIILACSRRKSATLRPLPPGSSSGSAATEGLPEMMDGEVGPKIVVIMAGDDKPTYLAKPVVSSSSHKEQV; encoded by the coding sequence ATGATAAGATCACCTGCAAATGATGATTACAACTACTCGACCGCCAAAGTCGCGGCTGCTGCTGTGGATTCAGGTCTCACACATTTTAACACTCCGGTTCCTTACCTCTATGGGGCGCTAGCCTTGCTGCTGGGCGTCATCTCTGCTGCTTTGATAATTCTTGCTTGCTCTCGCCGAAAGTCTGCCACTCTGCGGCCTCTGCCACCCGGCTCCTCCAGTGGTAGTGCTGCCACTGAAGGGCTGCCAGAAATGATGGATGGAGAAGTCGGGCCAAAGATCGTGGTTATCATGGCCGGAGATGACAAACCCACTTACTTAGCCAAGCCTGTCGTCTCTTCAAGCAGCCACAAAGAGCAAGTTTGA